A region of Bacteroidia bacterium DNA encodes the following proteins:
- a CDS encoding peptidase M61, with the protein MPLFWHSLARLREMVLHPVTEKRNKLFITAIFNLLLLLSFLSLRGQVCRVNIDLRSVQKDQLTVELTAPEQGRKRFCFPKIVPGTYAIYDFGRFVKDVQAFDSIGNKIIISRLNANVWETEKNIHKITYRVDDTFDASAFDNFVFQPAGSSFEKDSAFVLNPYTTVGFFEGHEEDDYELSIKYPEGFYASTSLPGKIVSGSETVFFTPSYYELADNPILFCVPDTQTLQLSNTTVLVSVYSPDNKKYAKQITEHIQDVLKAIERYMGGKLPVSQYSFLIYLFDPSNKRSYRYGALEHNHSSMYYLPIEDSEELSRIIKEFAAHEFFHILTPLNIHSKEIAYFDFLEPKMSRHLWLYEGITEYQAQHCLMMYGLIRYDEFWSQIQQKIQNSRTMYQDKLPFTEMSLGVLSKYEKQYDNVYEKGALIGLCLDILLRDLSQGEMGLQHLLRKLSQNFGAEKPFEDSTLFKVIEEYTFPEVGTFLQKYVAGKEPLPLNEIFNKIGVQYYDQFESESFSLGNITLSVNLENNRLIISSLKDIDNFGKQFGFKIGDELILFNGKPIDVENYSQLFREWLRQVRSGDELQIVVNRPAKNNKPKLITLSAKAVVIKKEERFAVKSLKNPTTNQLKIRNAWLKPY; encoded by the coding sequence TTGCCACTGTTTTGGCACAGCTTAGCAAGACTTAGAGAAATGGTACTTCATCCGGTTACAGAAAAAAGAAACAAACTGTTTATTACAGCAATTTTTAATCTGCTGTTACTGCTTAGTTTTTTGAGTCTTAGAGGGCAGGTTTGTCGGGTAAATATTGACTTGCGTTCTGTGCAAAAGGACCAACTTACGGTAGAATTAACGGCTCCCGAACAAGGACGAAAACGTTTTTGTTTCCCCAAAATAGTTCCGGGTACTTATGCAATTTATGATTTTGGGCGTTTTGTAAAAGATGTTCAAGCCTTTGATTCAATAGGTAACAAAATTATTATCAGTCGCTTAAATGCTAATGTGTGGGAAACTGAAAAAAATATTCATAAAATCACATATCGAGTAGATGATACTTTTGATGCAAGTGCTTTCGATAATTTTGTGTTTCAGCCGGCAGGGAGCAGCTTTGAAAAAGATTCTGCTTTCGTGTTAAATCCTTACACAACAGTTGGTTTTTTTGAGGGTCATGAAGAGGATGATTATGAGCTATCCATCAAATATCCAGAAGGATTTTATGCCAGTACGTCATTACCCGGCAAGATAGTTTCCGGTAGCGAAACGGTTTTCTTTACCCCGTCTTATTATGAACTCGCCGATAATCCGATTCTATTTTGTGTTCCGGATACCCAAACTCTTCAATTATCCAATACCACTGTTTTAGTTTCTGTCTATTCTCCTGACAATAAGAAATATGCGAAACAAATTACCGAACATATTCAGGATGTACTCAAAGCGATAGAGCGTTATATGGGCGGAAAATTACCCGTATCGCAATATTCTTTTTTGATATACTTATTTGATCCGTCTAACAAACGCAGTTACCGATACGGAGCTTTGGAGCATAACCACTCCTCGATGTATTATCTGCCCATTGAAGACAGTGAAGAATTATCGCGGATTATCAAAGAGTTTGCTGCACATGAATTTTTTCATATACTAACACCGCTGAACATTCACTCCAAAGAAATTGCCTATTTTGATTTTTTAGAGCCTAAAATGTCCAGACATTTATGGCTCTATGAAGGAATTACGGAATATCAAGCGCAACATTGTTTGATGATGTACGGCCTTATCCGTTATGATGAGTTTTGGAGCCAAATCCAGCAAAAAATACAAAATAGCCGCACAATGTATCAAGATAAACTCCCATTCACCGAAATGAGCTTAGGGGTTTTGTCAAAATATGAAAAACAATATGATAATGTTTATGAAAAAGGTGCTTTGATTGGGCTTTGCTTAGATATTTTACTGCGAGATCTTTCACAAGGAGAAATGGGCTTGCAACATCTTTTGCGAAAATTATCACAGAATTTCGGCGCAGAAAAACCCTTTGAAGACTCCACCCTCTTTAAAGTTATTGAAGAATATACCTTTCCCGAAGTTGGAACCTTTCTCCAAAAATATGTAGCCGGCAAAGAACCACTCCCCCTAAATGAAATATTCAACAAAATAGGAGTCCAATATTATGACCAATTTGAATCAGAGTCGTTTTCTCTCGGAAATATTACCCTAAGTGTAAACTTAGAAAATAACCGGCTGATAATAAGCTCTCTAAAGGATATTGATAACTTTGGCAAACAGTTTGGTTTTAAAATTGGTGATGAGCTTATTTTATTTAACGGAAAGCCAATTGATGTGGAAAATTATAGCCAGTTATTTAGAGAGTGGCTACGGCAGGTTCGCAGTGGAGATGAACTTCAAATAGTGGTAAACCGACCAGCCAAAAATAATAAACCTAAATTAATCACACTCTCAGCCAAAGCGGTAGTTATCAAAAAAGAAGAACGTTTTGCTGTAAAATCACTTAAAAATCCAACTACTAACCAGCTAAAAATACGTAACGCTTGGCTAAAACCTTACTGA
- a CDS encoding gliding motility-associated C-terminal domain-containing protein: MPRLYATHIAGAEFNYTCLGGDFYDFTLTLYRDCINGEAPFDDPIEVFIFLGDNNQLYKVLQIYKPLQTPQLQMNNLGACVARTPDICVQVGRYQWRMDMPARVGGYYIGWARCCRNKTIRNLYNPLERGITFITFIPGPEVAACNSQPKFRELPPVFLCNKQWLSFDHSAIDPDGDSLVYELVRPYDGLNIQGLGVDNTQLNPGANPPDVYLNNPRRIPASNPMGPPPYLTTPFNIGYSYLQPFGPGSTTILNPQTGFLQIYPTETGLFVVAIAVFEYRNGKLISESRRDFQFVVLNCQIQEAAPTIKHNLSGLTTQQDTIMVAGGEPFCYQLTIADGFNRRGLQGRGISSAFGNTLFSTPYASPANIFTASDSITTSICWQPSCKYIGQTIPLVYMAWDVADCANYNRVFDTVWVKITTPLPVELSLGTTFPINFSAHHDTIILKPDESPCIKFSLKRTSKTGKINQLLVKTSRLGTALTNIFIQNDSTLTGEFCYKPTCAAQGMVDYVILTGLAHNSCEEITTVQDTIYFQIIPPENPRPTLQLSLNNLVTSGDTVLLNPDSAFCAAILITDSLPASRLFTAIRVVSSTGESTNNTPMLYWTTQTPILWQGKACWKAPCGYTPATFYVIISLIDSSACSQDYVITDTLKVRLIPPILIKPVLTAQFGSIPAQNDTLLYRANQRNCFNLILTDIQPNYPGTLDLTVTAYTPSGVSIPVEIFTQKDSLNLHTTICWRPTCDFFQNYILLNIIGKKSFLCEPVSFVNDSIWIWVDELASRPPIISHHVTKPYILPNTVSVTVGEKFCYQIKVTDPDTVSLLTIEPIGESWDDDFSFGSNTFIEDTTLGNPLSVTVCLEPNCYAADKLISVRFCSTDTTNCSSQVQVCDTLQIQVGHCNISYVNVFTPNGDGINDFFQPTDLEGVENYSLFIFDRWGNLVFSGTNKPKWDGMYSGSIVAEGVYYYKVDYQFYSGIGKLLYGSKTGSVTVLR, translated from the coding sequence TTGCCCCGTCTATATGCTACCCACATTGCCGGCGCAGAGTTCAATTATACCTGCTTAGGAGGTGATTTCTATGACTTTACACTCACCTTATACCGTGATTGCATTAATGGAGAAGCTCCCTTTGATGACCCTATTGAAGTGTTTATTTTCTTAGGTGATAACAATCAATTGTACAAGGTGTTGCAAATCTATAAGCCTTTGCAAACGCCTCAGTTGCAGATGAATAACTTAGGTGCTTGTGTTGCGAGGACTCCTGATATTTGTGTACAAGTTGGGCGTTATCAGTGGCGGATGGATATGCCTGCCCGTGTGGGGGGATACTATATTGGCTGGGCGCGTTGCTGCCGAAATAAAACGATACGCAACTTATACAACCCGCTTGAACGGGGGATTACCTTTATCACATTTATTCCGGGGCCCGAAGTCGCTGCCTGTAATTCCCAACCTAAATTTCGTGAATTACCACCTGTTTTTTTATGCAATAAACAATGGTTAAGTTTTGACCATAGCGCAATAGATCCTGACGGTGATTCCTTAGTTTATGAACTTGTGCGCCCCTATGACGGGCTAAATATACAAGGCTTAGGGGTTGATAACACCCAGTTGAACCCCGGTGCTAATCCGCCGGATGTGTACCTAAATAATCCTCGCCGGATTCCTGCCAGCAATCCGATGGGGCCACCGCCTTACCTAACTACTCCTTTCAATATTGGGTACTCTTATCTACAACCCTTTGGCCCGGGCAGCACCACTATTCTGAACCCACAAACCGGATTCTTGCAGATTTACCCAACAGAAACTGGACTTTTTGTGGTGGCTATCGCCGTTTTTGAATACCGTAATGGCAAATTAATCAGTGAAAGCCGCCGAGATTTCCAATTTGTTGTCTTAAACTGTCAAATCCAAGAAGCAGCCCCTACTATTAAGCACAATTTAAGCGGGCTTACTACTCAACAAGATACGATAATGGTAGCCGGCGGCGAACCATTCTGCTATCAGCTAACGATTGCGGATGGCTTTAACCGCCGAGGTTTACAAGGACGTGGAATTAGTTCTGCCTTCGGAAATACGCTGTTCTCAACTCCGTATGCAAGTCCGGCTAATATCTTCACAGCCTCAGATAGTATCACAACGTCCATTTGTTGGCAACCTTCTTGTAAATATATTGGCCAAACTATTCCGTTGGTTTATATGGCTTGGGACGTTGCAGACTGTGCGAATTACAATCGTGTTTTTGATACCGTTTGGGTAAAAATAACCACACCATTACCCGTAGAACTATCATTAGGCACCACTTTTCCTATAAATTTTTCGGCTCATCATGACACGATTATTTTAAAACCGGATGAATCTCCCTGCATAAAATTCTCCCTAAAACGAACTTCAAAAACCGGTAAAATCAACCAACTTTTGGTAAAAACAAGTAGATTAGGAACAGCACTAACCAATATTTTTATCCAAAATGATTCTACCTTAACCGGAGAATTTTGCTACAAGCCTACTTGCGCCGCACAAGGAATGGTTGATTATGTTATCTTGACTGGATTAGCGCACAATTCCTGCGAAGAGATAACTACCGTTCAGGATACCATTTATTTTCAGATAATTCCTCCTGAAAACCCGCGTCCTACGTTGCAGCTTTCTCTGAATAACTTAGTTACATCAGGAGATACCGTTTTATTAAATCCGGATTCAGCATTTTGCGCAGCTATATTGATTACAGACAGCCTTCCGGCAAGCCGCTTATTTACGGCTATTCGGGTAGTTAGCTCTACCGGAGAATCTACTAACAATACGCCGATGCTATATTGGACTACCCAAACACCAATTCTCTGGCAAGGAAAAGCCTGCTGGAAAGCACCTTGCGGATACACCCCCGCAACCTTTTACGTTATCATCAGCTTAATAGACTCAAGTGCTTGTTCGCAAGATTATGTTATTACAGATACCCTAAAAGTTCGGTTAATTCCTCCTATTTTAATCAAGCCAGTTTTAACGGCCCAGTTTGGCTCAATTCCGGCACAAAATGATACCCTTCTCTACCGTGCGAATCAACGAAATTGCTTTAATCTAATTTTAACAGATATACAGCCAAATTACCCCGGAACATTAGACCTGACGGTAACTGCTTACACCCCTTCCGGAGTAAGTATTCCTGTGGAAATTTTTACCCAAAAAGACAGCTTAAACCTTCATACAACTATCTGCTGGAGACCAACTTGTGATTTTTTTCAAAATTATATCCTGCTGAATATCATCGGAAAAAAATCATTTTTATGTGAGCCGGTTTCCTTCGTGAATGACAGTATTTGGATTTGGGTAGATGAATTAGCCAGTCGTCCGCCTATAATTTCGCATCACGTTACCAAGCCATATATTTTGCCAAACACGGTGAGTGTAACTGTTGGCGAAAAATTTTGCTACCAAATAAAAGTAACAGACCCGGATACAGTCTCACTGCTAACCATTGAACCTATCGGTGAATCATGGGATGATGATTTTAGCTTCGGGAGCAATACTTTTATTGAAGATACTACTTTGGGAAATCCACTTAGTGTAACAGTTTGCTTAGAACCCAATTGTTATGCAGCAGATAAGTTGATTTCTGTGCGGTTTTGCTCTACCGATACCACAAATTGTTCCAGCCAAGTACAGGTTTGCGATACCCTGCAAATACAAGTAGGTCATTGCAATATTAGTTATGTTAATGTTTTTACGCCAAACGGAGATGGAATAAATGATTTTTTTCAACCAACTGATTTAGAGGGTGTTGAAAATTATTCTTTATTTATTTTTGATAGGTGGGGGAACTTGGTTTTTTCTGGAACAAATAAGCCAAAATGGGACGGGATGTATTCCGGTTCTATTGTAGCAGAAGGGGTTTATTACTATAAAGTTGATTATCAATTTTATAGTGGGATCGGAAAACTTCTGTATGGTAGCAAAACGGGGTCTGTTACCGTTTTACGTTAA
- a CDS encoding Bax inhibitor-1/YccA family protein, with protein sequence MNNYYGQQRWNEYDKPTEHLSTGVINDFLRMVYFIMSAGLVITGFSAYLFANYMETNAEFMLTVFTTPLKYVLMFAPLAFVLVLSFGINRMSYSMATLLFGAYAVVMGLSLSFIFLVYTSGSIAATFFTAAGTFGAMAFIGMFTKMDLSKVGSYAMMALIGIIIASIINIWIGSSTLAFIVSILGVLIFCALTAYDTQKIMRMGLSLNPTSDEARKGAIIGALTLYLDFINLFLYLLRFMGNRR encoded by the coding sequence ATGAATAATTATTACGGACAACAGCGGTGGAATGAATATGATAAACCCACAGAGCATCTTTCTACAGGAGTAATAAATGATTTCCTACGAATGGTTTATTTTATTATGTCTGCGGGATTGGTAATTACTGGATTTTCTGCATACTTATTTGCCAATTATATGGAGACTAACGCAGAATTTATGCTCACGGTATTTACAACACCTTTAAAATATGTATTAATGTTTGCTCCATTAGCGTTTGTATTAGTGTTGAGTTTTGGTATTAATCGTATGAGTTATTCAATGGCTACATTGCTATTTGGTGCTTACGCGGTAGTAATGGGTTTGAGTTTATCTTTTATCTTTTTAGTTTACACAAGTGGCTCTATAGCAGCTACATTTTTTACTGCTGCCGGTACTTTTGGGGCAATGGCCTTTATCGGAATGTTTACTAAGATGGATTTAAGTAAAGTAGGTTCCTACGCTATGATGGCCTTAATTGGAATTATCATCGCTTCAATTATCAATATTTGGATAGGTAGTTCTACACTTGCCTTTATCGTAAGTATTTTAGGAGTGCTTATTTTTTGCGCTCTTACTGCCTATGATACCCAAAAAATCATGCGTATGGGACTTAGCCTAAACCCTACTAGTGATGAAGCCCGCAAAGGAGCAATTATCGGAGCTTTAACTTTATACTTAGACTTCATCAACCTATTCCTATACTTACTTCGGTTTATGGGTAATCGCCGCTAA
- a CDS encoding SH3 domain-containing protein yields the protein MVKYVTQLDGIKLYEKPDTSSKVMMDLLYGTTLHCSAEMPGKVKFVEKDADNNIITEKISDWVQVTFKKKTGWVLGYYLANFYDNRPKTEATLVDSLTQESIPADHPNARIKSPRESSDIINIIHDKHYPAFTYNNDIEDLRVPGDSLHVWSLPDVEYVGKYQAALASNISTLQVSLENGALKYTLTYTSENISPEGMVDDEVHEVTLKATKKGSFVSWEKIPDIDETYGEFVYWNTANGKHEYGFLMYQVHARIPKLILLHLTSAD from the coding sequence GTGGTTAAATATGTTACCCAATTAGATGGAATTAAACTCTATGAAAAACCGGATACATCTTCAAAGGTAATGATGGATTTGCTGTATGGAACAACATTGCATTGCTCCGCTGAAATGCCAGGAAAAGTCAAGTTTGTAGAGAAAGATGCTGACAATAATATAATTACCGAAAAAATATCTGATTGGGTACAAGTAACCTTTAAGAAAAAGACCGGCTGGGTATTAGGATATTATTTGGCAAATTTTTATGATAACCGCCCTAAAACGGAGGCAACTTTGGTAGATTCTCTTACCCAAGAATCTATTCCGGCAGACCACCCCAATGCACGTATTAAATCCCCCCGTGAAAGCAGTGATATTATTAATATTATCCACGACAAGCACTACCCTGCCTTTACTTATAATAATGACATCGAAGACTTACGTGTACCGGGAGATTCTTTGCACGTCTGGAGTTTACCGGACGTTGAATACGTAGGGAAATATCAAGCTGCCTTAGCTTCTAATATTTCAACATTACAGGTAAGTTTAGAAAACGGAGCGCTGAAATATACCCTAACCTACACTTCCGAAAATATCTCACCAGAAGGAATGGTAGATGACGAAGTTCACGAAGTTACCCTAAAGGCCACTAAAAAAGGATCATTTGTTAGCTGGGAAAAAATTCCGGATATAGATGAAACCTACGGAGAATTTGTCTATTGGAATACCGCAAACGGAAAACATGAATATGGATTTTTAATGTACCAAGTTCACGCCAGAATCCCTAAACTAATCTTACTACACCTAACATCGGCAGATTAA
- a CDS encoding AMP-binding protein, with translation MSLILGTDPKDGLKKLKNMVQHWEFCYGQNISENVAFVSVSPDGKKTEYSFKEIHARQQCLAAFLVQQGVKKTDVVTIIAENTPTSILSSLSVTYAGAILSLLPADIPIPQLKKITQTLPSKVIIFTSYKLFKYFQNEIFPLPKDQIAVVWTEHYDEISEDDKIITAEIAIELGKNFWREDVALIRSVRENINSNDIYCIEWNRDSKNNFSGYYISHTNYLKAIIRWLDTFKNFPQKSNIGLLKSPAEPHLRTIGVYAAMSYFNVVWFLKISPRALKILSKEDIKVLITNGSAMNLFATWITNKVNYLNWLSKKVAQSGFKTNVQYTSYLDKQLSPPIGIKARKWFSYQYVLRKLKQQLIGKKNIIIITNDLKLRPDSQLILETLGIQVFIGSSDAAVAGFWAVNTPNEKKTYSIGKIFKDIQHILKLDQQEKSDSEQISLGRIILKGEETSNRPTEGSLAKEGVIVSGRFHVKDGFLYRYTSSSNKE, from the coding sequence ATGTCTCTTATTTTGGGTACAGACCCCAAAGACGGGCTTAAAAAACTCAAAAATATGGTTCAGCATTGGGAATTTTGCTACGGGCAGAATATTTCCGAAAACGTAGCCTTTGTGAGTGTTAGCCCAGATGGTAAAAAAACAGAATATTCTTTTAAAGAAATCCATGCACGCCAGCAATGTTTAGCAGCCTTTTTGGTACAGCAAGGTGTAAAAAAAACGGATGTAGTAACTATAATCGCAGAAAACACCCCTACCAGTATATTAAGCAGCTTATCCGTAACCTATGCAGGCGCAATACTATCTCTACTACCGGCAGATATCCCCATCCCACAGCTAAAGAAAATAACCCAAACACTTCCCTCCAAAGTTATAATCTTCACCAGCTATAAGCTATTCAAATACTTTCAAAACGAAATATTTCCGCTACCCAAAGACCAAATAGCTGTTGTTTGGACAGAACACTATGACGAAATTTCAGAAGATGACAAAATTATTACTGCCGAAATAGCCATAGAACTTGGAAAAAATTTCTGGAGAGAAGATGTAGCACTAATACGCTCTGTTCGAGAAAACATAAACTCAAATGATATTTATTGCATTGAATGGAATCGAGATTCTAAAAATAACTTTAGCGGATATTATATTTCACACACGAACTATCTAAAAGCAATCATACGTTGGTTAGATACATTCAAAAATTTCCCACAAAAGAGCAATATCGGCTTACTAAAATCCCCGGCAGAACCTCACCTAAGAACAATTGGGGTTTATGCAGCCATGAGTTATTTCAATGTTGTGTGGTTCTTGAAAATATCCCCCAGAGCACTCAAAATACTATCTAAAGAAGATATAAAAGTGCTGATAACCAATGGATCTGCAATGAATCTTTTTGCTACATGGATAACAAATAAAGTAAATTACTTAAACTGGTTATCTAAAAAAGTAGCACAATCCGGATTCAAAACAAATGTTCAATACACCTCATATCTTGATAAACAACTCTCCCCTCCCATCGGAATTAAAGCCCGAAAGTGGTTTTCATACCAGTATGTTTTAAGAAAACTAAAACAGCAACTAATCGGGAAGAAAAATATCATCATTATTACCAATGATTTAAAACTTCGACCAGATTCTCAACTTATTTTAGAAACCCTTGGCATTCAAGTATTTATTGGCTCTTCGGATGCTGCGGTTGCCGGATTCTGGGCAGTTAATACCCCCAATGAAAAGAAAACATATTCTATTGGTAAAATATTTAAAGATATTCAACATATTCTCAAACTTGACCAACAGGAAAAAAGCGATAGTGAGCAAATTTCTTTGGGGAGAATAATTTTAAAAGGTGAAGAGACCTCAAACCGGCCAACAGAAGGTAGCCTTGCTAAGGAAGGAGTTATTGTAAGCGGCAGATTCCATGTAAAAGACGGTTTTTTATACCGATATACCAGCTCAAGCAACAAAGAATAA
- a CDS encoding succinate dehydrogenase cytochrome b subunit: MITTKSRPFYAASIGKKLMVGITGLFLCSFLIVHLSGNFLLLKSDGGSAFNTYADFMAHSPLIRIMELVLVAGIGFHIFFAIKLLRENNEARPQKYTFSNPNANSSVFSRIMGPTGMVILIFVVVHLLNFFAKHRFGEPGETMYETVKNAFECWYYVLFYVTCMVFLAFHLSHGFQSAFQTLGLNSSTSAFHQRIKLLGKIFAFGIFAGYASIPLFFFIKSFLN; this comes from the coding sequence ATGATAACTACAAAAAGCAGACCTTTTTATGCGGCATCTATCGGCAAAAAGCTGATGGTGGGCATAACAGGTCTTTTTTTATGCTCATTTTTAATTGTTCATTTAAGCGGAAACTTTCTGCTTCTCAAATCCGATGGTGGCTCTGCGTTTAATACTTATGCAGATTTTATGGCACATAGCCCGCTTATCCGAATTATGGAACTTGTATTAGTAGCAGGTATTGGATTCCATATTTTCTTTGCGATCAAGTTGTTACGCGAAAACAACGAAGCCAGACCCCAAAAATATACCTTTTCTAACCCTAACGCCAATTCAAGTGTATTCTCAAGAATTATGGGACCTACCGGAATGGTAATATTGATATTCGTGGTAGTTCATTTATTAAACTTCTTTGCCAAACATCGTTTTGGAGAACCGGGGGAAACAATGTACGAAACCGTAAAAAATGCGTTTGAATGCTGGTATTATGTGCTGTTTTATGTTACTTGTATGGTTTTTTTAGCCTTCCATCTAAGTCATGGTTTCCAAAGTGCTTTTCAAACATTAGGCTTAAACAGCTCCACAAGTGCTTTTCATCAACGCATTAAACTCTTAGGAAAAATATTTGCCTTTGGGATATTTGCAGGATACGCATCTATCCCATTATTTTTCTTCATAAAATCATTCTTAAATTAA
- a CDS encoding fumarate reductase/succinate dehydrogenase flavoprotein subunit — MNLESKIPEGTIEEKWKRYKSSIRLVNPANKRKFEVIVVGTGLAGASAAATLAELGYQVSAFCFQDSPRRAHSIAAQGGINAAKNYKNDGDSVYRLFYDTVKGGDYRGREGNIYRLAEVSVNIIDQCVAQGVPFAREYGGTLDNRSFGGTQVSRTFYAQGQTGQQLLLGAYSALSRQIGLGTVKMHPRTELLDLIIIDGKCRGIVVRDLKTGEVSAHHAHAVLLCTGGYGNVFYLSTNAKGSNVTATWKAHKKGAFFGNPCYTQIHPTCIPVSGDYQSKLTLMSESLRNDGRVWVPKNPNDTRKPQDIPENDRDYYLERKYPAFGNLVPRDIASRAAKEQCDLGKGVGPSKMAVYLDFADAISRLGDDKIKERYGNLFEMYEHITNEDPYKTPMRIYPAVHYTMGGLWVDYNLMTTVPGLFALGEANFSDHGANRLGASALMQGLADGYFVIPYTLGNYLAGESSATIAANHPAFQQAVQEVNDRIKLLLSIKGKKTPDEYHRELGKIMWDYCGMARNEKGLEYAKAQIRALREDFWKNVLIPGNAQELNVTLEKALRVSDFLELGELMVIDALHRKESCGGHFREEYQEDGEAKRDDENFTYVAAWQYQGEGNEPVLHKEDLVFDYVKPTKRSYK; from the coding sequence ATGAATTTAGAGTCTAAGATACCGGAAGGAACTATTGAAGAGAAATGGAAGCGATATAAGTCTTCGATTCGCTTAGTAAATCCGGCCAATAAGCGAAAGTTTGAAGTTATTGTAGTAGGAACAGGTCTTGCAGGGGCATCAGCAGCCGCAACCTTAGCCGAATTAGGCTATCAAGTGAGTGCATTCTGTTTCCAAGATAGCCCACGCCGCGCCCACTCCATAGCTGCACAAGGAGGTATCAATGCTGCCAAAAACTATAAAAATGACGGAGATAGCGTTTACCGGCTATTTTATGATACAGTAAAAGGAGGCGATTATCGAGGACGAGAAGGAAATATTTATCGCTTAGCCGAAGTCAGCGTCAATATTATTGACCAATGCGTTGCGCAAGGTGTTCCATTTGCCCGTGAATACGGCGGAACCTTAGATAACCGTTCCTTTGGCGGCACACAGGTATCCAGAACTTTTTATGCACAGGGGCAAACAGGTCAACAACTTTTATTAGGAGCTTATTCCGCTCTAAGCCGTCAGATTGGCTTAGGTACGGTAAAAATGCACCCCAGAACAGAACTCTTAGACCTCATTATTATTGACGGCAAATGTAGAGGAATTGTTGTCAGAGATTTAAAAACAGGCGAAGTTTCTGCTCACCACGCTCATGCCGTTTTACTTTGCACAGGCGGCTACGGAAACGTATTTTATCTTTCTACAAACGCAAAAGGCTCAAACGTAACCGCAACATGGAAAGCCCACAAAAAAGGAGCATTCTTTGGAAACCCCTGCTACACCCAAATTCACCCAACTTGTATTCCCGTAAGCGGTGATTACCAGTCAAAACTAACCCTTATGTCCGAATCCTTACGGAATGACGGCCGCGTATGGGTACCCAAAAACCCCAATGATACCCGAAAACCACAGGATATTCCCGAAAATGACAGAGATTATTATTTAGAGCGAAAATACCCCGCCTTTGGTAATTTAGTGCCACGAGATATAGCCTCCAGAGCTGCCAAAGAACAATGCGACCTCGGAAAAGGCGTTGGCCCCTCTAAGATGGCCGTTTACTTAGATTTCGCAGACGCAATCAGCCGGCTGGGAGATGACAAAATCAAAGAACGTTACGGAAACTTGTTTGAAATGTATGAACACATTACAAATGAAGATCCTTATAAAACTCCCATGCGGATTTATCCAGCAGTTCACTACACAATGGGCGGCCTCTGGGTTGATTACAACCTGATGACTACCGTTCCCGGACTTTTTGCCCTTGGTGAAGCTAATTTTTCTGACCACGGAGCCAATAGATTAGGAGCAAGTGCCTTAATGCAAGGCCTTGCAGACGGATATTTCGTAATTCCTTATACTCTCGGAAATTACCTCGCCGGTGAATCTTCCGCAACCATCGCCGCAAATCATCCCGCCTTTCAGCAAGCAGTTCAGGAAGTTAATGATAGAATTAAGTTACTTCTGAGTATTAAAGGAAAAAAAACACCCGATGAATACCACCGTGAACTCGGCAAAATCATGTGGGACTACTGTGGTATGGCCAGAAATGAAAAAGGTTTAGAATATGCCAAAGCTCAAATCCGTGCTTTACGTGAAGACTTTTGGAAAAATGTACTCATTCCGGGAAATGCACAAGAACTAAATGTAACTCTTGAAAAAGCCTTGCGCGTGTCAGACTTTTTGGAACTGGGAGAACTTATGGTTATTGACGCATTACACCGCAAAGAATCCTGCGGTGGCCATTTCCGCGAAGAATATCAGGAAGACGGAGAAGCTAAGCGCGATGACGAAAACTTCACCTACGTTGCCGCATGGCAATATCAAGGCGAAGGAAATGAACCTGTCTTACATAAGGAAGACCTTGTTTTTGATTATGTTAAACCTACTAAACGCAGCTATAAATAA